A section of the Phaseolus vulgaris cultivar G19833 chromosome 8, P. vulgaris v2.0, whole genome shotgun sequence genome encodes:
- the LOC137826581 gene encoding probable LL-diaminopimelate aminotransferase, chloroplastic: protein MSYQLSCVVCVPRAIWVQPNTNHSSSKSDRAQRIEYLTKIPRSVNLESLQNGYLFPEISMRESDYAQRNPHARLIRLGIGDTTQPIPDIITSAMAEQALALSTAQGYKGYGPEQGNRELRRAIAETLYQDMQVKENEIFVSDGAQCDISRVQMLLDASLSIALQDPTFPGYADSSVIVGRAGRLNAGNGKYKKIVYMECVAENNFFPNLSRTPRTDLIFFCSPNNPTGSAASRQQLEQLVEFAKANGSIIIYDSAYAAYISDESPKSIFEIPGAKEVAIEISSFSKFAGFTGVRLGWTVVPEELLYANGYPVIRDYDRIVCTCFNGASNIVQAGGLACLSPQGFQALKRTMGYYMENAKILVETFESMGLKVYGGKNGPYVWVHFPGLSSWQVFNQFLEKAAIVTVPGIGFGPAGEGYIRVSAFSHRESILEASRRFTKLI, encoded by the exons ATGTCTTACCAGCTGTCATGTGTTGTGTGCGTACCCCGTGCAATTTGGGTTCAACCTAACACAAATCATAGCAG TTCCAAGTCTGACAGAGCACAGAGAATTG AGTATCTCACAAAAATCCCTCGGAGTGTCAACTTGGAGAGCCTGCAGAATGGCTATTTGTTTCCTGAG ATATCCATGCGAGAGTCTGATTATGCTCAAAGGAATCCACATGCAAGATTGATAAGACTTGGAATTGGGGATACCACACAGCCAATACCAGACATCATAACTTCAGCTATGGCAGAG CAAGCATTGGCTCTATCCACAGCACAAGGCTATAAGGGTTATGGACCTGAGCAAGGCAACAGG GAGCTAAGAAGGGCAATAGCAGAAACACTTTACCAAGATATGCAAGTGAAAGAAAATGAGATTTTTGTGTCTGATGGTGCACAGTGCGACATTTCTCGTGTTCAG ATGCTTCTGGACGCTAGTTTGTCAATAGCGTTGCAGGATCCAACTTTTCCG GGATACGCAGATTCCAGCGTGATTGTTGGTAGGGCTGGAAGGTTGAATGCAGGGAATGGAAAATACAAAAAGATTGTGTACATGGAGTGTGTAGCTGAGAATAATTTCTTTCCAAACCTATCAAGAACTCCAAGGACTGATTTGATTTTCTTTTGTTCTCCAAACAATCCAACTGGTAGTGCTGCGTCTCGGCAGCAACTTGAGCAACTCGTGGAGTTTGCAAAAGCGAATGGGTCTATCATCATTTATGATTCTGCTTATGCGGCTTACATTTCTGATGAAAGTCCCAAATCAATTTTTGAAATTCCTGGAGCCAAAGAG GTGGCAATTGAAATTTCCTCATTTTCAAAGTTTGCTGGTTTCACTGGTGTGAGGCTAGGGTGGACAGTTGTGCCAGAAGAGTTGTTGTATGCTAATGGTTATCCCGTCATAAGGGATTATGATCGCATTGTTTGCACCTGCTTCAATGGTGCATCCAATATTGTTCAAGCTGGTGGACTTGCTTGCCTTTCTCCACAAGGATTTCAG GCATTGAAAAGAACGATGGGATACTACATGGAAAATGCGAAGATACTTGTTGAGACGTTTGAGTCAATGGGTCTAAAGGTGTATGGGGGCAAAAATGGGCCTTATGTATGGGTTCATTTTCCAGGGTTGAGTTCATGGCAAGTCTTCAACCAATTTCTTGAGAAAGCAGCCATTGTCACTGTCCCTGGCATTGGCTTTGGTCCCGCAGGCGAGGGCTATATTCGAGTTAGTGCTTTTTCTCACAGAGAATCTATTTTGGAAGCTTCAAGGAGATTCAccaaactaatataa